From one Fusobacterium mortiferum ATCC 9817 genomic stretch:
- the ruvC gene encoding crossover junction endodeoxyribonuclease RuvC → MRVLGIDPGTAIVGFSILDFENNRFNVIDYGCIYTDKDMPMEDRLCKIYSELTEIIKKYSPSEMAIEELFYFKNNKTVISVGQARGVIVLCGRQNNLVINHYTPLQVKTGITGYGKAEKKQIQLMVQRILGLSEIPKPDDAADALAIAITHINSKNSGIFGRELAGKLSSKNLPKTKISAKEYRELILNGGN, encoded by the coding sequence ATGAGAGTATTGGGTATTGACCCAGGAACTGCTATTGTAGGTTTTTCTATTTTAGACTTTGAAAATAATAGATTTAATGTTATAGATTATGGTTGTATCTATACTGATAAAGATATGCCTATGGAGGATAGACTTTGTAAAATTTATTCAGAACTTACAGAGATAATAAAAAAATATTCTCCTAGTGAGATGGCAATAGAGGAGCTATTCTATTTCAAAAATAATAAGACAGTAATATCAGTAGGTCAAGCTAGAGGAGTTATTGTTCTATGTGGAAGGCAGAATAATCTTGTGATAAACCACTACACCCCTCTTCAAGTAAAAACAGGTATTACTGGATATGGAAAAGCTGAAAAAAAACAGATACAACTTATGGTACAGAGAATTTTAGGACTTTCTGAAATTCCTAAGCCTGATGATGCTGCTGATGCTTTAGCTATTGCTATCACTCATATCAACTCAAAAAATTCTGGAATATTTGGAAGGGAGTTAGCTGGAAAATTAAGTAGTAAAAATCTTCCTAAAACTAAAATTTCAGCCAAGGAGTATAGAGAATTAATTTTAAATGGGGGTAATTGA
- a CDS encoding winged helix-turn-helix transcriptional regulator translates to MREITCPLEAIFHILRGKWAPMIVWRARLGNQRLTDLKKDILNCNEKMLIQHINELLEYGVLEKIEYDVYPKHTEYKLTEFGWSLIPVLAKFQEIGIGYLQNSQLLTKDK, encoded by the coding sequence TTGAGGGAGATAACATGTCCATTAGAGGCAATTTTTCATATATTGAGAGGTAAGTGGGCTCCTATGATAGTATGGAGAGCAAGATTAGGAAATCAAAGACTCACTGATTTAAAAAAAGATATTTTAAATTGCAATGAGAAGATGTTGATTCAGCATATAAATGAGTTGTTAGAGTACGGAGTTCTTGAAAAGATAGAGTATGATGTATATCCTAAACATACTGAGTATAAACTTACAGAGTTTGGGTGGAGCTTAATTCCTGTTCTAGCAAAATTTCAAGAAATAGGAATAGGATACTTACAAAATAGTCAGTTATTAACAAAAGATAAATAA
- a CDS encoding acyl-CoA thioesterase, with protein MFQFNYKIQKEDINYGGHVGNERALLFFQMARMNFFESLGLSEMDLGEGAGVIQKNGFVEYNKQLFLDDSIVIKITEIEFSKTSFNIKYEIFNENDEKVINGSTLLVCFDYSTHRIKRVPNSFKEKCLEIIEEK; from the coding sequence ATGTTTCAATTTAATTATAAAATTCAAAAAGAAGATATTAACTATGGTGGTCATGTAGGAAATGAAAGAGCTTTACTTTTCTTCCAAATGGCTAGAATGAATTTTTTTGAGTCATTAGGGTTAAGTGAGATGGACTTAGGAGAAGGGGCAGGAGTTATTCAAAAAAATGGATTTGTAGAATATAATAAACAACTTTTCCTTGATGATAGTATAGTTATAAAAATAACTGAGATAGAGTTTTCTAAAACAAGTTTTAATATAAAATATGAAATTTTCAACGAAAATGATGAGAAGGTTATCAATGGTTCTACACTTCTAGTTTGTTTTGATTATTCTACTCATAGAATAAAAAGAGTTCCAAATTCATTTAAAGAAAAATGTTTAGAAATAATTGAGGAGAAATAA
- a CDS encoding nitroreductase family protein: MIMETLKKIRSHRSFTKKKISMEELEEMVESTRYASSTRNAQKLRYVLINDEELCKKIFPLVKFAGAIPWNPTIEEAPTAYILMCSENPLVNFTERSLYFDMGIASQNIMLVANEMGYAGCIIGSYNKPEVDKLVGLPEGYVSHTLLTLGEPKDTVTITEAIDGNTTYSRDDNNHHFVPKLSLKDISLLKK; encoded by the coding sequence ATGATTATGGAAACTTTAAAAAAGATTCGTTCTCATAGAAGTTTTACTAAGAAAAAAATCTCTATGGAAGAGCTAGAAGAAATGGTGGAAAGTACTAGATATGCTTCTTCTACTAGAAATGCTCAAAAACTTAGATATGTCTTAATAAATGATGAGGAACTTTGCAAAAAAATATTTCCTCTTGTAAAATTTGCTGGAGCTATCCCTTGGAATCCAACTATTGAAGAAGCTCCTACTGCATATATTCTAATGTGTAGTGAAAATCCTTTAGTTAATTTTACTGAAAGAAGTCTTTATTTTGATATGGGAATTGCTTCTCAAAATATTATGTTAGTAGCTAATGAGATGGGATATGCTGGTTGTATAATTGGTTCATACAATAAACCTGAAGTAGATAAATTAGTAGGATTACCAGAAGGGTATGTTTCTCATACACTTCTTACCCTTGGAGAACCTAAGGATACTGTAACTATTACTGAGGCAATTGATGGTAATACAACATACTCTAGAGATGATAATAACCATCACTTTGTTCCTAAATTATCCCTTAAAGATATTTCTTTACTAAAAAAATAA
- a CDS encoding DUF4325 domain-containing protein — protein MKLILSKILNTSVLASPKKALQLYKIIAKRIKLGKSINIDFLGIQATTLSFLYIVFSNVAKDCGKSAKELKNLISISNASHNLIEEIRYLRDNYKKLSLQFSAIEYSYS, from the coding sequence ATGAAGCTCATATTAAGTAAAATACTAAATACTTCTGTTCTTGCTTCTCCTAAAAAAGCACTTCAGTTGTATAAAATAATTGCAAAAAGAATAAAATTAGGTAAATCTATAAATATTGACTTTTTAGGAATACAGGCTACTACCCTTTCATTCCTCTATATAGTTTTTAGTAATGTAGCTAAAGATTGTGGTAAAAGTGCTAAAGAATTAAAAAATCTTATATCTATATCAAATGCTTCTCATAATTTAATTGAAGAGATAAGATACCTAAGAGATAATTATAAAAAACTTAGCTTACAATTCTCAGCTATTGAATATAGTTATTCATAA
- a CDS encoding YbhB/YbcL family Raf kinase inhibitor-like protein: MKKSLVLGTLLLGASAFGFELTSSGIENGYIKEKYGQYGTENIKGMPSLSLPLEWKGVPEGTKSFALVMQDYDAIPVTGFSWIHWVAVIPGSYTKLEENASLTNKDIIQGVNSWISSMGGLSKAEASHFGGPAPPDKEHTYEITIYALDKEIKLENGYYLNELYKEMEGHVLDSATLEGVYKTK; encoded by the coding sequence ATGAAAAAGAGTTTAGTATTAGGAACACTTCTTTTAGGGGCATCAGCTTTTGGATTTGAACTTACAAGTTCTGGAATAGAAAATGGATATATTAAAGAGAAGTATGGACAATATGGAACAGAAAATATAAAAGGTATGCCATCTCTTTCACTTCCATTGGAGTGGAAAGGGGTACCTGAAGGAACAAAAAGTTTTGCTCTAGTGATGCAAGATTACGACGCTATCCCTGTAACAGGATTTTCTTGGATACATTGGGTTGCTGTTATACCAGGTAGCTATACAAAATTAGAAGAGAATGCAAGCTTAACAAATAAAGATATAATTCAAGGGGTTAATAGCTGGATATCATCAATGGGAGGACTTAGCAAAGCAGAGGCTTCTCATTTTGGAGGACCAGCTCCTCCAGATAAAGAGCATACATATGAAATAACTATATATGCTCTTGATAAGGAGATAAAATTAGAGAATGGATACTATCTAAATGAGCTTTATAAAGAGATGGAAGGGCACGTATTAGATAGTGCAACTTTAGAAGGAGTGTATAAGACAAAATAA
- a CDS encoding YbaK/EbsC family protein, translating into MSLESVKNFFQENNLPLYVEESQKDTSTVKLAAEAFGIMEDEIAKTMGYKLKNGEYILILSKGTAKLDNKKFKAIFQEKAVMIPFDEVVEATGHPVGGVCPFGLKTPLKIYLDKTLKEFDIVYPAGGSPHSAVKISVDMLAKITQGEWVDVSKD; encoded by the coding sequence ATGAGCTTAGAGAGTGTTAAAAATTTTTTTCAAGAGAATAATCTTCCACTTTATGTAGAGGAATCACAAAAGGATACTAGTACGGTTAAATTAGCTGCTGAAGCCTTTGGAATAATGGAAGATGAAATTGCTAAAACTATGGGATATAAATTAAAAAATGGAGAGTATATTCTTATTCTTAGTAAAGGGACAGCTAAACTTGATAATAAAAAATTTAAAGCTATTTTCCAAGAAAAAGCTGTAATGATTCCTTTTGATGAGGTAGTTGAAGCAACTGGACACCCAGTGGGAGGAGTATGTCCTTTTGGATTAAAGACTCCTCTTAAAATATACTTAGATAAAACTCTAAAGGAGTTTGATATAGTATACCCTGCTGGTGGCTCTCCACACTCTGCTGTAAAAATTAGTGTAGATATGCTTGCCAAAATCACTCAAGGTGAGTGGGTAGACGTATCTAAAGATTGA
- a CDS encoding GNAT family N-acetyltransferase, translated as MIRYGMDKDFEKAKKIWQKCFLDSEDEVKFYFDNLYDRHKYLLLEENGEIKASLHENPYRLNFNGTVFESIYIVGVAVSPEYRGKGYMNELIRESLIENRKREVPFVFLSPINPEIYRKYGFEYVTRLSKYSMRTENLPYNKIERAYDIKRVELNSEDELYEDLVEVYNNQMSEISLYVERDEKYYRDWVREIRSDGGDVFSIYLDEEIKGYIAFYRREKIEIREIFAKDRRALENLLALVKTFKEYYPKLEIKNIDGKYLEYCFVNQKSFEKIEFPFIMGRILNPMEVFKMMNIYDIDMKILVTDSIIVENNGVYRFTQEGELTYNEAGDWDIKIDIGDLSSLIFGQLSIDELVFLEKLEVKNKEVIKRIREKGIFTLKRNYIQDYQ; from the coding sequence GTGATAAGATATGGAATGGATAAAGATTTTGAAAAAGCTAAGAAAATTTGGCAGAAGTGCTTTTTAGATTCTGAAGATGAAGTAAAATTTTATTTTGATAACTTATATGATAGACATAAATATCTACTTTTAGAAGAGAATGGTGAAATAAAAGCTTCTCTCCATGAAAATCCCTATAGATTAAATTTTAATGGAACAGTTTTTGAATCTATCTATATAGTAGGGGTAGCAGTATCTCCAGAGTATAGAGGTAAGGGATATATGAATGAGCTAATAAGAGAATCTCTTATAGAAAACAGAAAAAGAGAGGTTCCCTTTGTATTTTTATCTCCAATAAATCCAGAGATATATAGAAAATATGGGTTTGAATATGTAACTAGATTAAGTAAATACTCTATGAGAACAGAGAATCTACCTTATAATAAGATAGAGAGAGCTTATGATATAAAAAGAGTAGAATTAAACAGTGAAGATGAACTCTATGAAGATTTGGTAGAGGTATACAATAACCAGATGTCAGAGATATCTCTATATGTAGAGAGAGATGAAAAATATTATAGAGATTGGGTAAGGGAGATAAGAAGCGATGGTGGAGATGTATTTTCTATCTATTTAGATGAGGAGATAAAGGGATATATTGCTTTTTATAGAAGAGAAAAGATAGAGATTAGAGAGATTTTTGCTAAAGATAGGAGAGCCTTAGAAAATCTTTTAGCTTTGGTAAAAACTTTCAAAGAGTATTACCCAAAGTTAGAGATAAAAAATATTGATGGAAAGTATTTAGAGTATTGTTTTGTAAATCAAAAATCTTTTGAAAAGATAGAGTTTCCATTTATTATGGGAAGAATTTTAAATCCTATGGAAGTTTTTAAAATGATGAATATTTATGATATTGATATGAAAATATTAGTAACTGATAGCATAATAGTGGAAAATAATGGTGTATATAGATTTACTCAAGAGGGAGAATTAACTTATAATGAAGCAGGAGATTGGGATATAAAAATTGATATTGGAGATTTATCTTCATTGATATTTGGGCAACTTAGTATAGATGAGTTAGTTTTTCTTGAAAAGTTAGAAGTAAAAAATAAAGAGGTAATAAAAAGGATAAGAGAGAAAGGTATTTTTACATTGAAGAGAAACTATATTCAAGATTATCAATAA
- a CDS encoding toxin-antitoxin system YwqK family antitoxin, which produces MKFNLLILFFIINYISFSSTKSAYDYEITEKRGIIYLKKDSSPFTGKVITKKDRSFYLEGKPHGKWLTFYPNGNLKSIESWKNGKLFGKYILYQENGTKIFETTYLNGKDNGNYFLFHPNGQIQVQGRFKNGIPKGVWKYYNSKGKLIGKATYPDN; this is translated from the coding sequence GTGAAATTCAATTTGTTAATTTTATTTTTTATAATAAACTATATAAGTTTTTCTAGCACTAAAAGTGCTTATGATTATGAGATTACAGAAAAAAGAGGAATTATCTATCTAAAAAAAGACTCCTCTCCTTTTACAGGAAAAGTTATAACTAAAAAAGATAGGAGTTTCTATCTTGAGGGAAAACCTCATGGTAAATGGTTAACTTTTTATCCTAATGGTAATCTTAAATCTATTGAAAGTTGGAAAAATGGAAAACTTTTTGGTAAATATATTCTTTATCAAGAAAATGGTACAAAAATTTTTGAAACAACTTATCTAAATGGAAAAGACAATGGAAATTATTTTCTTTTTCATCCTAATGGACAGATTCAAGTTCAAGGAAGATTTAAAAATGGTATCCCTAAAGGAGTTTGGAAATATTATAATAGTAAAGGAAAATTAATAGGTAAAGCTACCTATCCTGATAATTAG
- a CDS encoding MgtC/SapB family protein translates to MSEFTNELPLYEIILRIVMAIIIGGVIGYERGHQNRPAGFRTHILVCLGAAIVSMIQDQLRVNILKYTILHPEVAQVLKTDLGRIGAQVVSGIGFLGAGTIMRDKGIIGGLTTAASIWATGCLGLSIGWGFYYLAIPAGIGIIIVLVTLKKLERYWIENKHIMKIDIQYNKEYSYSDILIKNYNIFKEMNVRIKDVTKSIEENKISYTLIVAKQMEAVDVLLELSKYEHISQVQIP, encoded by the coding sequence TTGAGTGAATTTACCAATGAGTTACCATTATATGAAATAATTTTGAGGATAGTAATGGCTATAATTATTGGAGGAGTAATAGGGTATGAGAGAGGACATCAAAATAGACCAGCTGGTTTTAGAACTCATATATTAGTATGTTTAGGTGCTGCTATTGTTTCTATGATACAAGATCAATTAAGAGTGAATATTTTGAAGTATACAATTTTACATCCAGAAGTAGCCCAAGTCTTAAAAACTGATTTAGGACGCATTGGAGCTCAAGTTGTCAGTGGTATAGGTTTTTTAGGAGCTGGAACTATAATGAGAGATAAAGGAATTATAGGAGGATTAACTACTGCAGCTTCTATTTGGGCAACCGGTTGTTTAGGACTTAGTATAGGTTGGGGCTTTTATTATTTAGCAATTCCAGCAGGAATTGGAATTATAATAGTTTTAGTGACTTTGAAAAAACTAGAGAGATACTGGATTGAAAATAAGCATATAATGAAGATAGATATTCAATACAATAAAGAATATTCTTATAGTGATATATTAATAAAAAACTATAATATTTTTAAAGAGATGAACGTAAGAATTAAAGATGTAACAAAATCTATTGAAGAGAATAAAATTTCTTATACTTTAATAGTGGCTAAACAGATGGAAGCAGTAGATGTATTACTAGAGCTTTCTAAGTATGAACATATATCACAAGTACAAATTCCATAA
- a CDS encoding DUF523 domain-containing protein produces MNILVSACLLGVACRYDGKSKEVERIKKLLSKYNLIPICPEQLGGLPTPRVPSERCGDKVINSQMEDVTLQYKKGAEEALRLAKIFNCSIAILKAKSPSCGCGQIYDGSFSKTLITGNGTTTELLLKNGIKVFTENSPELESL; encoded by the coding sequence ATGAATATTTTAGTTAGTGCTTGTTTATTAGGAGTAGCTTGTAGATATGATGGAAAATCTAAAGAGGTAGAGAGAATAAAAAAATTACTTTCTAAATACAATCTTATTCCCATATGCCCAGAACAATTAGGTGGGCTTCCCACACCTAGAGTTCCTTCAGAAAGATGTGGGGATAAGGTTATTAATAGCCAGATGGAAGATGTAACTTTGCAATATAAAAAAGGAGCAGAAGAAGCTCTTAGACTTGCTAAAATCTTCAACTGCTCAATAGCTATTCTTAAAGCTAAAAGTCCATCTTGTGGTTGTGGTCAAATCTATGATGGTAGTTTTTCAAAAACTCTCATCACTGGAAATGGTACTACCACAGAATTACTTTTAAAAAATGGAATAAAAGTTTTTACAGAAAACTCTCCAGAGTTGGAAAGTCTATAA